The following proteins are encoded in a genomic region of Thermogemmatispora onikobensis:
- a CDS encoding molybdopterin-dependent oxidoreductase produces MPQKKEEPRQLSALPPHPLDGAAGAIRRRLRICGCVAHTLELEAADLAHLPRQTWQAPFSCEEGWTVPALIWEGWRLHSLLDLARPLPTARAVAVCAGSYAVWLTLEEAGQALLCDRLNGAPLTLEHGAPWRLLVPGGRCYTSVKWVDTLLVGETAGVSTAEEIARQRLLAR; encoded by the coding sequence ATGCCACAAAAAAAAGAGGAGCCGCGGCAGCTTTCCGCCCTGCCGCCTCACCCGCTGGATGGAGCAGCCGGAGCCATCAGGAGGCGCTTGCGTATCTGCGGCTGCGTCGCTCATACCCTGGAGTTAGAGGCGGCGGACCTGGCCCATCTCCCTCGCCAGACCTGGCAGGCCCCTTTCTCGTGTGAGGAGGGCTGGACCGTGCCCGCCCTGATCTGGGAAGGCTGGCGTTTGCACAGCCTGCTCGATCTGGCCCGGCCCTTGCCCACGGCGCGCGCAGTGGCCGTCTGCGCCGGCAGCTATGCGGTCTGGCTGACCCTCGAAGAGGCCGGGCAGGCCCTGCTCTGTGATCGTCTGAACGGCGCTCCCCTGACGCTCGAGCATGGGGCCCCGTGGCGGCTGCTCGTTCCTGGTGGCAGATGTTACACAAGTGTGAAGTGGGTCGATACTCTGCTTGTGGGCGAGACAGCTGGTGTCTCCACCGCCGAGGAGATCGCCCGTCAGCGTCTACTGGCTCGCTAG
- a CDS encoding NAD(P)-dependent oxidoreductase yields the protein MANLGFVGLGAMGGRIAYRLLQAGHTLTGYNRTREKARWLLEAGMHWGESPAAVAQAADIIFSMVADTAALQAITEGPQGLLAGLGPGKIYIDMSTVSPGISRALAARVAERGAHMLDAPVSGSTVTVEQGRLAIMVGGDQAVFEQVRPVLLDIGPKVNYVGSNGQAVLMKIAINLSLPVQFLAFSEGLLLAEKGGIPRETAFRVWMESVVASPAMQYRGPFVLERPAEALFSVNMMQKDLLLAQELGREVDVPLPSVALTNELLTAARALGLGQEDFAVLFDVLAQMAGVPGSPSAGQPPSSSEQGDTEAGRAEQG from the coding sequence ATGGCAAATCTGGGTTTCGTTGGCCTTGGAGCGATGGGTGGGCGCATCGCCTACCGTTTGCTGCAAGCCGGGCATACACTCACTGGCTACAATCGTACCCGTGAGAAGGCGCGCTGGTTGCTGGAAGCCGGCATGCACTGGGGAGAGAGTCCGGCAGCGGTGGCTCAGGCCGCCGACATTATTTTCAGCATGGTGGCTGATACAGCGGCCCTGCAGGCCATTACCGAGGGACCACAGGGCCTGTTGGCCGGCCTGGGTCCAGGCAAAATCTATATTGATATGAGCACGGTCAGCCCTGGGATCAGTCGCGCCCTGGCGGCTCGCGTCGCTGAGCGCGGCGCCCACATGCTCGACGCGCCCGTTTCGGGGAGCACGGTGACGGTCGAGCAGGGCCGGCTGGCGATTATGGTCGGCGGCGATCAGGCCGTTTTCGAACAGGTGCGGCCTGTGCTGCTCGACATTGGCCCGAAAGTCAACTATGTTGGTTCCAACGGACAGGCCGTGCTGATGAAAATCGCCATTAACCTCAGCCTGCCGGTGCAGTTCCTGGCCTTCAGCGAGGGCTTGCTGCTGGCCGAGAAAGGGGGTATCCCTCGCGAGACAGCTTTTCGGGTCTGGATGGAAAGCGTTGTGGCCTCGCCGGCCATGCAATACCGCGGTCCGTTCGTGCTTGAGCGTCCAGCGGAGGCGCTCTTCTCCGTCAACATGATGCAGAAGGACCTGCTGCTGGCTCAGGAGCTGGGGCGCGAGGTCGATGTGCCGCTGCCGTCGGTCGCTCTCACCAACGAGTTGCTCACGGCGGCGCGAGCTTTGGGACTGGGCCAGGAGGATTTCGCGGTGCTCTTCGATGTGCTGGCCCAGATGGCTGGTGTCCCTGGCTCTCCCAGTGCTGGCCAGCCACCGTCGTCGAGCGAGCAGGGCGACACCGAGGCGGGGAGAGCAGAACAGGGCTGA
- a CDS encoding SHOCT domain-containing protein — MHHHHHHGWGWGGPVFFPFGFGFGGGLLGDLLAGGLGYMLGRWQGRNQPYQGYPPYYQQGYYGYPPYQAPAQNPGASTDARLAQLQLLERLRASGVLTEAEFEAEKQRILSGY, encoded by the coding sequence ATGCATCATCATCACCATCACGGTTGGGGCTGGGGTGGCCCTGTCTTCTTCCCCTTCGGCTTCGGCTTTGGCGGAGGACTGCTCGGCGATTTGCTAGCGGGCGGCCTGGGCTATATGCTTGGTCGCTGGCAGGGACGCAACCAGCCGTATCAGGGCTACCCGCCATACTATCAGCAGGGCTATTATGGCTATCCGCCCTATCAGGCGCCGGCCCAGAATCCTGGTGCCTCGACGGATGCCCGTCTGGCTCAGCTGCAGCTGCTGGAGCGGCTGCGCGCCTCGGGAGTCCTGACAGAGGCCGAGTTTGAGGCCGAGAAGCAGCGCATTCTGAGCGGCTACTGA
- a CDS encoding alpha-ketoacid dehydrogenase subunit beta, whose protein sequence is MSMPSVSSAASAPQAPEGWREITLGQAIREALAEEMRRDPRVLLLGEDVAEAGTPFKVLSGLVEEFGPERVIDTPISEAGFTGIGVGLAMTGMRPVVDIMFGDFLTLAMDQIVNQAAKVHYMSGGKLKVPLVVRTTLGATRRSAAQHSQSLHAWFSHVPGLKVVLPSTPYDAKGLLKTAIRDDNPVLFFEDKMMYQLKGLVPAGEYTIPFGVADIKREGSDLTIVATSSMVQVALAAASALEQLGISAEVIDPRTTSPLDKQTLIESARKTSRVIVVDEGYQSYGVTAEIAAVINEGAFYYLDAPVKRLGALDVPVPFSPVLEDLTVPTPDAVVEMARTLCGRA, encoded by the coding sequence ATGTCTATGCCTAGTGTCTCTAGTGCTGCCAGTGCGCCGCAGGCTCCAGAAGGCTGGCGCGAAATTACCCTGGGACAAGCGATTCGCGAGGCGCTGGCCGAGGAGATGCGCCGCGACCCGCGTGTGCTCCTCTTGGGAGAAGATGTCGCTGAGGCCGGCACCCCCTTCAAGGTGCTCAGCGGCCTGGTCGAGGAGTTTGGACCCGAGCGCGTCATCGACACGCCCATCTCGGAGGCCGGCTTTACAGGGATCGGTGTGGGTCTGGCCATGACCGGCATGCGGCCCGTCGTCGACATCATGTTCGGTGACTTTCTGACGCTGGCAATGGATCAGATCGTCAACCAGGCGGCCAAGGTGCACTATATGTCTGGTGGCAAGCTCAAGGTGCCCCTGGTGGTGCGCACGACGCTTGGGGCCACGCGCCGCTCGGCTGCCCAGCATAGCCAGAGTCTGCACGCCTGGTTTAGCCACGTCCCCGGGCTGAAAGTGGTGCTCCCCTCGACACCCTATGACGCCAAGGGCCTGCTGAAGACGGCCATTCGCGACGATAACCCGGTCCTCTTCTTCGAGGACAAGATGATGTATCAGCTCAAGGGGCTGGTGCCCGCAGGGGAGTATACCATTCCCTTTGGCGTGGCCGATATCAAGCGTGAGGGCAGCGATCTGACCATTGTGGCCACGAGCAGCATGGTCCAGGTGGCCCTGGCCGCCGCTTCAGCACTGGAGCAGCTCGGGATCAGCGCCGAAGTCATCGATCCGCGCACGACTTCGCCGCTGGACAAGCAGACGCTGATCGAGTCGGCCAGGAAGACGAGTCGCGTCATTGTAGTCGACGAGGGCTATCAGAGCTACGGCGTAACTGCTGAGATCGCTGCCGTCATTAACGAAGGGGCTTTTTACTATCTCGATGCACCGGTCAAGCGGCTTGGGGCCCTCGATGTGCCGGTCCCGTTCTCGCCCGTGCTTGAGGATCTGACCGTGCCAACGCCTGACGCCGTCGTGGAGATGGCCCGGACCCTCTGCGGGCGAGCTTGA
- a CDS encoding DoxX family protein: MSTTLSLGLLILRLGAGLTLTGHGLQKLFGWFGGAGLARTRENFARQGLQPAWLWVTLAVLGEVGGGLAVALGFLTAVGAAGMAGAMAMATFKSHWRNGFWMQRGGYEYSLLLLLVSIVIGLTGPGNYALDALLGIGQRETALFIGLALAALIVVAIGIVISRRPQTASQDA; this comes from the coding sequence ATGTCAACAACCCTGAGCCTGGGGCTGCTTATCCTGCGTCTCGGGGCTGGTTTAACGCTGACCGGGCATGGACTGCAGAAGCTTTTTGGCTGGTTTGGCGGAGCGGGACTGGCGCGCACGCGCGAGAACTTCGCGCGTCAGGGCCTGCAGCCGGCCTGGCTCTGGGTGACGCTCGCTGTTCTGGGGGAGGTAGGGGGTGGTCTGGCGGTGGCGCTGGGCTTCCTCACCGCTGTAGGAGCAGCTGGTATGGCGGGCGCGATGGCAATGGCGACCTTCAAAAGCCACTGGCGCAACGGCTTCTGGATGCAGCGCGGTGGCTATGAATATAGTCTGCTTCTGCTGCTGGTGAGCATCGTCATCGGTCTCACGGGGCCGGGCAACTATGCGCTCGATGCCCTGCTTGGCATTGGCCAGCGAGAGACAGCGCTCTTTATTGGGCTGGCCCTGGCTGCACTCATCGTGGTAGCAATTGGGATTGTCATTAGTCGCAGGCCGCAGACAGCCTCGCAGGATGCCTGA
- a CDS encoding thiamine pyrophosphate-dependent dehydrogenase E1 component subunit alpha encodes MVSEHITSSGERPLAFDEATRTRERQFWLGLYEQMLTIRLFEEQVNELYMSAKMPGLAHLYSGEEAVAVGVCAALRRDDYITSTHRGHGHCLAKGAAVDRMFAELLGKQPGYCRGKGGSMHIADQESGNLGANAIVGGSAGIATGAALSCKRRGSGQVVACFFGDGALGQGLLYEAMNMAALWQLPVIYVCENNLYNEYTPNRETTAGDMLARPRAFGIQTEEVDGQDVRAVYAAAVRLVERARRGEGPAYLQCNTYRFYGHHVGDIQRSYYRAREEEEWWKAQRDPLKILSSWLREQGLAEERHFAEIERRVRALIEAGVRFALEAPYPDPQEVAQHVYA; translated from the coding sequence ATGGTCTCAGAGCACATCACCTCATCCGGGGAGCGTCCCCTGGCCTTTGACGAAGCCACGCGGACGCGCGAACGACAATTTTGGCTGGGTCTCTACGAGCAGATGCTCACCATACGCCTCTTCGAGGAGCAAGTCAACGAGCTGTATATGAGCGCCAAAATGCCGGGCCTGGCCCATTTGTACAGCGGCGAAGAGGCGGTAGCTGTCGGGGTCTGCGCGGCCCTGCGCCGCGACGACTACATCACCAGCACCCACCGTGGTCATGGGCACTGTCTTGCCAAAGGCGCCGCCGTCGACCGTATGTTTGCCGAGTTGCTCGGTAAGCAGCCCGGCTACTGTCGCGGCAAGGGCGGCTCGATGCACATCGCCGATCAGGAAAGCGGCAATCTGGGGGCCAATGCCATCGTCGGCGGTAGCGCTGGTATTGCCACAGGGGCTGCTCTCTCCTGCAAGCGCCGGGGCAGCGGCCAGGTCGTGGCCTGCTTCTTTGGCGATGGCGCCTTGGGGCAGGGCCTGCTCTATGAGGCCATGAACATGGCGGCGCTCTGGCAGCTGCCAGTCATCTACGTCTGCGAAAACAACCTCTACAACGAGTACACGCCCAACCGCGAGACGACTGCCGGTGATATGCTGGCTCGGCCCCGGGCCTTCGGCATCCAGACCGAGGAAGTCGATGGACAGGATGTACGCGCCGTTTACGCGGCTGCTGTGCGCCTTGTCGAGCGCGCGCGGCGCGGCGAGGGTCCGGCTTATCTCCAGTGCAACACCTACCGTTTCTATGGTCATCATGTTGGCGACATTCAGCGCAGCTACTATCGTGCCCGCGAAGAAGAGGAATGGTGGAAGGCGCAGCGCGATCCTCTCAAGATTCTCAGCTCCTGGCTGCGTGAGCAAGGGCTGGCCGAGGAGCGCCACTTTGCCGAGATCGAGCGGCGCGTGCGTGCCCTGATCGAGGCAGGGGTGCGCTTTGCTCTGGAGGCTCCCTATCCTGATCCGCAAGAGGTGGCCCAGCATGTCTATGCCTAG
- a CDS encoding DsbA family oxidoreductase produces the protein MEIEIWSDLVCPWCYIGKRRLEKALAGFPQRERIRLAWRSFQLDPQAPHEARESVSAMLARKYGVSLAEAEAMNARVSALAAQEGLTFHLEQARYGNTFDAHRLLHLAAAHDLTQALAERFFRAYFSEGVALSEPETLRRLAGEVGLPAEEIELVLHSSAYAEAVHEDERRAQELGVQGVPFFLFAGRYAVSGAQPVSLLRQVLERAWRETAREATPQVMTAVSSGSEQDQNQDEACTDGSCALPGSERAG, from the coding sequence ATGGAGATTGAGATCTGGTCGGACCTTGTTTGTCCCTGGTGCTATATCGGCAAGCGGCGTCTGGAGAAGGCGCTGGCGGGCTTTCCCCAGCGCGAGCGCATCAGGCTGGCCTGGCGTAGCTTTCAGCTTGATCCGCAGGCGCCGCATGAGGCACGTGAGAGCGTCAGTGCGATGCTGGCGCGTAAGTATGGTGTCTCCCTGGCCGAGGCCGAGGCCATGAATGCGCGCGTCAGTGCCCTGGCCGCCCAGGAGGGGCTGACTTTCCATCTGGAGCAGGCGCGCTATGGCAATACTTTCGATGCCCATCGCTTGCTCCATCTGGCCGCCGCCCATGATCTGACTCAGGCGCTGGCGGAACGCTTCTTTCGCGCCTACTTCAGCGAGGGGGTGGCCTTAAGTGAGCCGGAGACGCTCCGGCGCCTGGCTGGCGAGGTGGGCCTGCCGGCGGAAGAGATAGAGCTTGTGCTGCACAGCTCGGCCTACGCTGAGGCGGTGCATGAGGATGAGCGACGCGCCCAGGAGCTGGGCGTGCAGGGTGTGCCTTTCTTCCTCTTCGCAGGTCGCTATGCGGTCTCGGGGGCACAGCCAGTCTCGCTACTGCGTCAGGTATTGGAACGGGCCTGGCGCGAGACCGCTCGTGAGGCAACGCCACAGGTGATGACTGCTGTCAGCTCAGGAAGCGAGCAGGATCAGAACCAGGACGAGGCTTGCACCGATGGGAGCTGTGCCTTGCCAGGCAGCGAGCGCGCTGGCTGA
- a CDS encoding winged helix-turn-helix transcriptional regulator, with translation MKRAEREQPAARPEACNATTPMGRAIRLVGDVCILLIVINLLSGPRRFSELLEQLGHISSRTLTQRLRLLEELGFVERRAFLEIPPRVEYHLTPTGQEFGQVIAAIEEFARKNLTDPLPPASCGTLCSSQPSDSALAGRLNPTTLRGESDRLAETKEDAQH, from the coding sequence ATGAAGAGAGCTGAGCGAGAACAGCCGGCGGCGAGGCCGGAGGCCTGTAACGCAACAACCCCAATGGGGCGAGCCATTCGCCTGGTCGGCGATGTCTGCATTCTGCTGATCGTCATTAATCTCTTGTCCGGGCCGCGGCGCTTCAGCGAGCTGCTGGAGCAGCTAGGCCACATCAGTTCGCGCACCCTGACTCAACGCCTCCGCTTGCTAGAGGAACTGGGCTTTGTCGAGCGGCGCGCCTTCCTGGAGATTCCGCCGCGCGTCGAGTATCATCTGACGCCCACAGGCCAGGAGTTTGGCCAGGTCATTGCCGCGATTGAGGAGTTCGCGCGCAAGAATCTGACAGATCCTTTGCCGCCGGCTTCCTGCGGCACGCTCTGCTCCTCCCAACCGTCTGACTCAGCTCTCGCCGGTAGGCTCAACCCCACTACTCTCCGCGGCGAGAGCGATAGACTCGCTGAGACGAAGGAAGACGCCCAGCACTGA
- a CDS encoding cyclodeaminase/cyclohydrolase family protein: MYLDQSLREYLNDLSSSQPTPGGGSAAALSGAMGAALASMVTRLTIGKSGYADVQDEIEDILQKTEELRERFQQLIQEDSDAYERLAMSFRLPKGNAEENEARSRVIQVRLHEAALVPLEVAERAAELMGFCVRLAQIGNKNVRSDIAAGAALVVSAAQGAAWMVRVNVRSLRNQQLVEQLQGRLETALQQVETGHADVVRLVGGAL, from the coding sequence ATGTATCTAGATCAATCCCTACGGGAGTATCTTAATGACCTCTCTTCCTCTCAACCAACACCCGGGGGCGGCTCCGCTGCGGCGCTGAGTGGAGCGATGGGTGCGGCCCTTGCCAGCATGGTCACCCGACTCACTATTGGCAAGAGTGGTTACGCCGATGTACAGGATGAGATCGAAGACATTCTACAGAAGACAGAGGAATTGCGCGAGCGATTCCAGCAACTCATACAAGAGGATAGTGACGCCTACGAGCGACTGGCCATGAGTTTTCGGCTTCCCAAAGGGAACGCTGAAGAGAACGAGGCTCGCAGCCGCGTCATTCAGGTACGCCTCCATGAGGCGGCCCTGGTGCCCCTGGAGGTCGCCGAGCGGGCGGCGGAGCTGATGGGTTTCTGCGTGCGCCTGGCCCAGATTGGCAACAAGAACGTCCGCAGCGACATCGCTGCCGGGGCCGCCCTGGTGGTGAGCGCGGCCCAGGGCGCGGCCTGGATGGTGCGCGTCAATGTGCGCTCGCTCAGAAACCAGCAGTTGGTCGAGCAGCTGCAGGGGCGCCTGGAGACGGCCCTGCAGCAAGTGGAGACGGGCCATGCCGACGTGGTTCGCCTGGTAGGAGGGGCCTTGTGA
- a CDS encoding FadR/GntR family transcriptional regulator, translating to MYSPIQSSKLFEQIAEQIEERILRGELRSGDRLPSERELSEQFGASRTAVREAMKTLAQRGLVDMRPGRGTIVINATSRAMQQTLELMVRVGREDGYANLVELRELLEPGIAALAAARASEEHLARLRAVVEQMDASLHDVEAYIAADNDFHRTLATASGNRLILTFVDSIVDLLSEQRKHISRISGAMERAQYHHKRILEAVSCRDAEAARLAMQEHLHQVRQDLETANRG from the coding sequence TTGTACTCACCTATTCAATCCAGCAAGCTGTTCGAACAGATTGCGGAACAGATCGAAGAGCGTATTCTGCGAGGCGAACTGCGCAGCGGCGATCGTCTGCCGAGCGAGCGTGAATTAAGTGAGCAATTTGGGGCGAGCCGGACGGCGGTCCGGGAGGCCATGAAGACGCTGGCTCAGCGAGGGCTGGTCGATATGCGACCGGGACGTGGCACCATCGTCATCAATGCCACCTCGCGCGCCATGCAACAGACCTTAGAGCTAATGGTGCGTGTTGGTCGCGAGGATGGCTACGCCAATCTGGTCGAGCTACGGGAGCTACTGGAGCCGGGCATTGCGGCCCTGGCTGCGGCGCGGGCCAGCGAAGAACACCTTGCGCGCCTGCGCGCGGTCGTGGAGCAGATGGATGCCAGCCTCCACGATGTCGAGGCCTACATTGCCGCCGACAACGACTTCCATCGTACGCTCGCCACGGCTTCGGGCAATCGCCTGATCCTCACCTTTGTTGACTCGATCGTCGATCTGCTCAGCGAGCAGCGCAAACATATCTCGCGTATCAGCGGAGCAATGGAGCGGGCCCAATACCATCACAAGCGCATTCTAGAAGCGGTGAGCTGCCGCGATGCCGAAGCCGCCCGTCTGGCCATGCAGGAGCACCTGCACCAGGTCCGTCAGGATCTGGAGACGGCCAACCGCGGCTAG
- a CDS encoding bifunctional 5,10-methylenetetrahydrofolate dehydrogenase/5,10-methenyltetrahydrofolate cyclohydrolase produces the protein MSATILDGRALSSEIRGELRDEIARFREQQGYPPGLVIVRVGGDAASGVYTKAILRLAGEIGVQARLEELPALTSADELRALLLQLNEDQRTHGIIVQMPLPAHLSQKMVADTVAPAKDIDGISPGSAGNLFLGLPSFLPSTAAAVMEILDRYRIPLAGKRVVILGRSNVVGKPLALMLLQRNATVSVCHSRTRDLTTLTRQADVLIAAVGRPRLVTAEMVRPGAVVIDVGINALPEGGIVGDVDFEAVHEVAAAITPTPGGVGPLTNVMLLKQCVRAAWLANGLAEEKPDLSVPQS, from the coding sequence GTGAGCGCAACGATTCTCGACGGGCGCGCCCTCAGCAGCGAGATTCGGGGAGAGCTGCGGGACGAGATCGCTCGCTTCCGTGAGCAGCAAGGATACCCGCCCGGTTTGGTGATTGTGCGCGTGGGCGGCGACGCAGCTTCCGGCGTTTACACCAAGGCTATCCTACGCCTGGCTGGCGAGATCGGCGTGCAGGCCCGTTTAGAGGAGCTGCCAGCGCTGACAAGCGCCGACGAGCTGCGCGCCCTGCTGCTTCAGCTCAATGAGGACCAGCGTACCCACGGCATCATCGTGCAAATGCCCTTGCCCGCCCATCTCTCGCAGAAGATGGTCGCCGATACGGTGGCACCAGCGAAAGATATCGATGGCATCAGCCCAGGTAGCGCCGGCAATCTCTTCCTGGGCCTCCCTAGCTTCCTGCCATCGACCGCCGCCGCCGTCATGGAGATTCTCGATCGCTATCGGATACCGCTAGCAGGCAAGCGCGTGGTGATACTGGGACGCAGCAATGTGGTGGGTAAGCCACTGGCCTTGATGCTGCTCCAGCGCAACGCTACGGTAAGCGTCTGCCATTCGCGTACGCGCGACCTGACCACGCTGACGCGCCAGGCCGATGTGCTGATCGCCGCTGTCGGACGCCCACGCCTGGTGACCGCCGAGATGGTGCGCCCGGGAGCGGTGGTCATCGATGTCGGGATCAACGCCTTGCCAGAAGGGGGGATCGTGGGCGATGTGGACTTTGAGGCGGTGCACGAGGTGGCTGCAGCCATCACCCCAACGCCGGGCGGCGTCGGCCCGTTGACGAATGTGATGCTGCTCAAGCAGTGCGTCCGCGCCGCCTGGCTGGCCAACGGGCTGGCGGAGGAGAAGCCGGACCTTTCCGTGCCCCAGTCTTAA
- a CDS encoding globin family protein — protein MNAPLLKESFGLIAPQKEAFARQFYERLFATYPQTRPLFANTDMRRQESALMATLAAVVAGVERGENLVPVLHKLGERHYRYGVQPEHYPLVGQALIATFVDFLGPRFTPAMQDAWVQAFEVISSQMIAAGEP, from the coding sequence ATGAATGCGCCCTTGCTCAAAGAAAGCTTTGGGCTGATTGCCCCTCAGAAAGAAGCTTTCGCGCGCCAGTTCTACGAACGCCTTTTCGCGACCTATCCGCAAACGCGCCCGCTCTTTGCCAACACCGACATGCGGCGCCAGGAAAGCGCTCTCATGGCCACGCTCGCCGCCGTGGTCGCTGGCGTTGAGCGTGGGGAGAACCTTGTGCCGGTGCTACACAAGCTGGGTGAACGCCATTATCGCTATGGTGTGCAACCGGAGCACTATCCCCTGGTTGGGCAAGCCCTGATTGCCACCTTTGTCGACTTTCTTGGGCCGCGTTTCACGCCGGCCATGCAAGATGCCTGGGTACAGGCTTTTGAGGTCATCAGCTCCCAGATGATTGCTGCTGGTGAACCATAG
- a CDS encoding M24 family metallopeptidase, with protein MAIKTYGPMAVDWEVRVDYERLRRERLARVQKVLKESELGALLCFDMSNIRYITSTHIGTWAMDKLFRFTLLPRDDEPILWTFGSAARHDQLYAPWMGERARAGISTMRGAMAPGSGRAEDVARKVRIELEERGLLHEPLGVDVIEPQVLFALQKEGITIADGQNLMQTARMIKTQDEITLLSTACMMVDAAYEELYRWMRPGVRENECVALVSKVLYDLGSEHVEGVNAISGERCSPHPHVFSDRVLRPGDPAYFDILHSFNGYRTCYYRTFAVGSASPAMVDAYKRCREILDVAINAIKPGVTTAEVVKLWPRAEEFGFPNEEAAFALQFGHGVGLTIWEKPVFSRLVSFDHPEVIEEGMVFALETFWPASDGWTAARIEEQLVVTKDGCEVITRFPAEELLVAGTRYYTVNGPLSPIREVQSHLNTAAGQSGPRMPAPAATSAGHTL; from the coding sequence ATGGCGATTAAGACCTATGGACCGATGGCCGTTGACTGGGAGGTGCGCGTCGACTACGAGCGGCTGCGCCGCGAGCGGTTGGCGCGGGTGCAGAAGGTGCTCAAGGAGTCTGAGCTAGGGGCCTTGCTCTGCTTCGACATGAGCAACATTCGCTATATTACGTCGACCCATATTGGCACCTGGGCGATGGACAAGCTCTTCCGCTTTACCTTGCTGCCGCGGGATGACGAGCCGATCTTGTGGACCTTTGGCTCGGCGGCGCGCCATGATCAGCTCTATGCACCCTGGATGGGTGAGCGCGCGCGGGCAGGCATCTCGACGATGCGCGGGGCGATGGCTCCCGGCTCGGGACGAGCCGAAGATGTCGCCCGCAAGGTTCGCATTGAGCTAGAGGAGCGTGGGCTGCTCCATGAGCCATTGGGAGTGGATGTCATCGAGCCGCAGGTCCTCTTTGCTCTTCAGAAAGAGGGCATCACCATTGCCGACGGGCAAAATCTCATGCAGACGGCACGTATGATCAAGACCCAGGACGAGATCACTCTCTTGAGCACCGCCTGCATGATGGTCGATGCGGCCTACGAAGAGCTGTATCGCTGGATGCGTCCAGGTGTGCGCGAGAACGAGTGCGTGGCCCTGGTCAGCAAGGTCCTCTATGATCTCGGCTCGGAGCACGTCGAGGGCGTCAACGCTATTTCGGGCGAGCGCTGCAGTCCCCACCCGCATGTCTTCAGCGACCGCGTGCTGCGTCCGGGAGACCCCGCCTATTTTGACATTCTCCACAGTTTCAATGGCTATCGCACCTGCTACTACCGCACCTTTGCTGTGGGCAGCGCCTCGCCGGCGATGGTCGACGCCTACAAGCGTTGCCGCGAGATCCTCGATGTAGCCATCAACGCCATTAAGCCGGGCGTGACTACTGCCGAGGTCGTCAAGCTCTGGCCGCGCGCTGAGGAGTTTGGTTTCCCCAATGAAGAGGCAGCTTTCGCGCTGCAGTTCGGCCACGGCGTGGGCCTGACGATCTGGGAGAAGCCGGTCTTCAGCCGCCTGGTCTCCTTCGATCACCCCGAGGTCATCGAAGAGGGGATGGTCTTCGCGCTCGAGACCTTCTGGCCCGCCAGCGATGGCTGGACGGCAGCCCGCATTGAGGAGCAGCTTGTGGTAACAAAGGACGGCTGCGAGGTCATAACGCGCTTCCCCGCCGAAGAGCTGCTCGTGGCCGGAACACGCTACTACACCGTCAACGGACCGCTCTCTCCCATTCGCGAGGTGCAGTCACATCTGAACACGGCTGCTGGCCAGAGCGGGCCACGGATGCCGGCGCCAGCAGCGACCTCAGCAGGTCATACACTCTAG
- a CDS encoding zinc ribbon domain-containing protein, which translates to MVAGNDTPPRPSRRRWPGAWWTGCPYRRCWSSNGCRCLLPQQEHIQGRTLRRRLALWQRGLIRRWAEQQAQGRGLRVVEVNPAYTSQTCSRCGQRGNRRRHAFTCPHCGFQEHADINAARTIRTRFPVLRGSGLPSTSPEARADEAAGKPLA; encoded by the coding sequence TTGGTCGCCGGCAACGACACCCCACCCAGACCTTCGCGCAGACGGTGGCCTGGCGCCTGGTGGACTGGGTGCCCCTACAGGCGGTGCTGGTCTTCGAACGGCTGCAGGTGCCTCTTACCGCAGCAAGAGCACATCCAAGGGCGGACCCTGCGGCGCAGGCTTGCGCTGTGGCAGCGGGGACTGATCCGCCGGTGGGCAGAGCAGCAGGCCCAGGGGCGGGGGCTGCGTGTGGTGGAGGTGAATCCGGCCTATACCAGCCAGACCTGTTCTCGCTGTGGGCAGCGAGGGAACCGCCGCCGGCACGCTTTCACTTGCCCACACTGTGGCTTCCAGGAGCATGCTGACATCAACGCCGCGCGCACTATCCGTACACGCTTTCCTGTCCTACGGGGCAGTGGGCTGCCATCAACCAGCCCTGAAGCCCGGGCCGACGAGGCTGCGGGCAAGCCCCTGGCTTGA